The nucleotide sequence CATGCAATATTTTTTCACGACAGATGTTTTATCTTATGAAAGCAGGTGATCCTTACTTCTGTGTGTAAATTTACATGTACATTGTATTAGTAGTGGTCGAGTCGCCAAGTCatacaaagaaataataattaaataaatattcttactAAACTAAATTGTTATAGGTGGACACGTTAGAGTCGATACGCAAGAAGAAAGCAGAAGAAGAAGAGAAGAGACGCAGACGCGACAAGAGAAGGCATCGAGACAGAAGAGGTaatactactaatattattaaatgtggcagtctgtatgtttgttccaatgtatattcaattatttaattatttttgcagaTTACGAAGATGAATCAGAGAGAGCACACAGAAAGAGTAAACGTAGAAAGtataagtaagttttttttcttatatacttGGCATGAGAATACAcagaaaaagtaattttatgtattctcttatctATTAACTATATTATGTTATGTGCTAGTCGATTGTCGTATCGTATCTCGAAAACAGCTCGACCGATTTTAATGGTTAtagaaactaaatattttttttaatatttacaggtCATCAGATGAAAACGACGAATCAGATTACGATGGGtgtgtattttaattgaaataattattatgtatagtTATAAAGACGTATTATTTacctcattatttaattttattattacacgCTACTAATGATGCAATAACcaacatgtaaaaaataatcaaatcaaatcaaatcaaatcaaaatctctttattttcaggctgcataggCCCATAGATAATAGATAATGAACACACTCCACTTTTTAGCGAATATTTTTACCATACATAACAAACACATAACCAGAATTCTAAATTCAACTCCCTTTCCGCAGATCAAAGAAGAAGAAAcgcaagaaagaaagaaagcacAGCTCCAAAAACAAACGCAAGCGGCGCCGGGAGACAGAGGTAGACGAGGAACCGCCTGCTCCCATCAACATAGACCTTACCAGCACTCTCAAAGAACTTCGAACTTCCTCTCCAACCAAAGAACTGGTTCTCCAAGATTTAGACGACACACAGCACAGCTTCCTCAGAGAAGAATCTTCTGATGAAGAAGAAGGAGATAGTAGGAAGAGAGAAAGGCAGTACAGTGAGGGAGAGTGGTCGAGTGATAGTGAGGGAGATTCTAAGTCCTCAGCCAGCAAGAAAGATGAATAAACAGGCTAATTTTGAGTGTTATCACAAAGCAattaagttcttttttttttttcaaaattattttggattttatgtgcaattgaaataaaaattgtattgtatgaGATAAGTTTAGGGTTTTGTATAAATTTTTAGTTGATTTTAAGTCACgattctaataaataaaattacattttgggGAGTCTTAAAAACTagatttttagatataaaaagtggtagttttaaataagacattattttaaacatGATTCACAACAATACATGTTGTCATTTGGTACAGTTTTATAACATTCAAGCGAATTAAAACCTTGAGAATTAAATTAAACCATAACTTGATTTAACTATAGTTTCGGTATAGTATAGTTTGTCGAAAaatcgtcatcatcctccgagcctttttcccaactatgttggggtcggcttccagtctattcggatgtagctgagtagcagtgctttacaaggagcgactgccctatctgaccccctcaacccagttaatcgggcaacccaataccccgaattttataaatttgaataatctaaaaataattaaattcaatcATTAAGTTTAATTCTGTGCAgatagatttttaataaaaatattaatttgtattgaaATTAAAGTACAGTATACTGAAATAAAGTAAATTGTAATAATAGTAACACGATGAGTGAAAAATCTGCCTTGTAATGATGACACCATTAATCATATTACTATGATCATGCAACACCATATCTATGCCTTCTTATTATTGTCTTATACAAACATGTATGTACTTAAAACTTGTAGCCCGAATAAGatcatttaaaacattttgatacagatatagttatcggataatgagctctcggcggaaaaatggggatcgctttgcgcactgtacacttatggcaataaaccaataaatcacttctgcgcaggtgaagatcagggctcaatatccttgccgatgattatagtaATAAACTAAAGAGTAAATTactttgtttgtatcctaaaggctccgaaactactaaacggatttgaaaaattctttcactgttgggaagttaCACCTTACGTGTTCAAATTCCcacaagacgcgggtgaaaccgcgggaaatcagTTAGTAATGTATACTTATTCATCAAAATAATCGCCGAAACTTAAAACTCTGTGCAATAAAAGTGAAATTACATAATTGTAGCTTATTTTAATAgactttaatatttacaaatcaaGAATATACTGGTAAATATCTGCagaattgttatttgtttattgttcaCACTAAAATATTGAATGTTCAGTTAAATAACGTAATACAGCATGCTCCAAATAAACAAGCCTTGTAATAGTTATGTAcaatagaataaattaataaatataattgtagtTTCCTATGAAAATCTGTTTTATTTGCAATGAAAACCCAatttccaaacaaaaaaaaaaacaatattatttaaaaataatgttcgtGTTTcagaaaagtataaaaaaaacctttctagtgaaaaagtaaaaaagccaacgtcacgcggtgttcccaggcggtcacccatccaagtactgaccgcgcccgatgttgcttaacttcggtgatcggacgagaaccggtgtattcaacgtggtatggacgttggcgAAAGAGTAGTCGAAATTTGCGATCTGTAAataaccaattttatttttttaagctaagGCAAGTACGCAGTCAAGTTAGGCCAGTTAAGCTGCAAGATAAAAATGTGTTTAGTCTTATGTGCCACCAAGGCCTTTTCTTACAAATACCTACTAGATACGTgtacgttacccaggccagatgttgtcgaaaatggtcatttgaatcttatagataattagttgtgcggcttctgtaattgttgcgcacatttttaaatttgttgcgcttatagttttttaattatttcacaaaaacatttcctgctggcgtaacgttacgccagccagacctttttctttctaatgggaatatttaaataaatattacctataaaattagttgtctagataaagtaaatgttgtgccatattttgtatttgttctttcttcggttgcgaagttattcgagattttgctggggtaacgtttttggttttgctagatctttgaaatggttaagcggattcttatcatattttgtacatgacttcctaggacttagtttaaatttgttcggcaataataaaaccaaaataatgcatatcttaaaggttatttcattaaatgaaaaaacatttcaattggtcccagcactctcaataagaagtctaaagacttactttacacgttattttaaagcttgtaactGCCTTCAAATGTATGTGAAATTACACACTAGATACGACGTAGTAgatattataggtacctacctatctctatatcataattattatcacAGATCACCTATGCTTAGATGGGCGCGAATTCCCCGCGAATTTCCACTCTAGATAAATACCATAGCCTGTCAATCAAACATCACACGAATAAGCCATGGACAaagtattttaaactttaaatattATCAGTTAAATGCTTTTTTGCATCGTCACAATAATATCGGTAAACATGAAACAATTTGATCAGTGAGTCTTCCTATTCTAATATGTCAAAAAGTTATCCCCTGGATGACGCGGAGAATCCATTgaagatataatattttgatagacaaaataaacaaaagtttaggtattaggtaggtatctactAGCATATCTAGCTAGCTTTATCTTATCTGTGCAGATCTTGCCTTTTCTAAATCTACTTTATTTTATCTAGGTCTAAAATATTCCCCATGAATTTACAGAAACTGAGGGGATCTGACAGATTAGCCAAAAccagttaaataaaaacacttttagGTATTCAGATAGGTATATCTGGTTAGATTGAAAGCTGACTACAATTGGTACTTTTAGGTGAATGAAAGTACCTACCTAGCCAactagttgagaaaaggctaggaagAAAAAAGTGTATctacttaacaaaaaaaaaacaaaatacccgactgcacactaaaaaaagagtaaaacaagccccacaataatatttaatttataaatattgatggaaagcatcgcaggcggggaccaacagaggcttatttatagtcatttcggttgtgcaccatttagcagaattttcgttggtggcggtcaaggtggtccccgcctgcgatgctttccatcaatatttataaattaaatattattgtggggcttgttttactctttttttagtgtgcagtcgggtattttgtttttttaataataattcttttatttataactttttagctgtttttatttaacgaaaatgttgtagatgtagaagactatgtatatgtaagtaccattttaaattatttcgacgacatttggctttagattacgagtgatgttactccgcaacataaatttaccgccaatctggactgttggtagtgaagaagaaaaagaattaggtgagtcattactgctgaagaccgtcaacgacgtgtgcccttatgcgtgtgcccgcattcgggctgtatactcgagcatatccccctccgcaccgcgccgcgcgccgcatgccaggccacgccctatctttttgcttgctaacgcatgagttgctttgcgttgacgcagaattaacatgttcccgtgggaattttgagaaaaaacgtatcctatattaattattactcccgtgattgaaatgaatctaatgataccgcatacatatttttttaaagggaaatttagaaaaaatatcccgtgggacttttaggataaaatgtatcctatgacactcccgtaatcaagacaaatctaacgatacctcatacatcaaaatccatcaagccgtttaggctacaggaggtcacaaaggaacagacatacatacatacttacatacactcgaaaaacattaccctccttctttggcagtcgggtaaaaacattaccctccttctttggcagtcgggtaaaaagagGTAGGGACCTGAGGAGGCACTTGAAACTACGATAATTGACATAAAATTCTTCATACAAGATATATTCGGTTTCGCTAGATataaagataaagcaaaacttGTCATCGACGACCACTAACGCAGTTCAGACCAAAAACAGATGACATTAGGTATAACAATTCACTATCTTGAATCGTATAAAtattatctgtttgtttgtttacttatgTTCTAACACGTTATTAACTAATTAAACTTAATGTTTAGGTGAGTGTATAAGGTGTAATCGCTAGTTCTATACGTGCATAAAGATTAACACACGACACCACGCGCCGATTCCATTCCAATTTACATATGGACACTATTTTCAACACAGTAAATTGAAGCACAGTCCAACTGCCGGGATATCCATGCGGATGAGCGGAGTCCATAAGAAAACCTATAGAAAGCGCAGTCGTGCGATGTTCGTTCGAAAGGTAAATGAGCCTATTTCATAAGAGATCACAAGAGATCCGGTTTACCATCCGCCGTGATTCCATGtttgaatgattaaaaaaaaatatagaagaaaaaCAAGTGAACCCAGATGCAGCAAACTTGTAGTCTATTAAAGAATTATTACTATCTCAGAATAGTTAAGCCAATTTATCTGATAGCGCCGACTACTTGAGATGCTCCTAAGCCGCTATAAAATGTCTATGAGATCTAACGCAGCGCCAATCCCTTGAATATCCAGTTACTGTTCAGGTGTCAGGGAGAACACTCAGGAAAAATGGCGAACCAGGtaacaaaatatcaacatttgCCTAAGTGGTCCTGGGCCAACAATTTTGGAAAGTTAAAATTCATAGAGGACATCCATACCTCCAGCTCCAATCACTAGATTATTTTCgacttaattatattatcatacTTGCCATTTacctatgttccttctggagtctGGAGCCTATTAGATGTGTTGTTTTCCAACAAACTCGTAACCCCAGCAGGTTTAGCCCTTAGAGTCCCCTTAAATTCCTAAAATCCATTCAAGCTAAACCAACATCATgtatttttcatgttatttcATAACAGAAAGGAGATGTAACCCTGATCGACCCTTCGCAACTATTACGTCCGGAGCCAGTGTTCAACGACAAGCCTATCGAGGCCTTCCGAGACTACACCGTAGATGACTCGGATCCCATCCGCGAGCGCGTGCGCAAGACCTACTATGATATGCACACTAATGTCACTGTGGATCTCGTTAGGCGTGAGTATGTTGGAGATAATAGTTTATGTCGCGTGTGGAGTCTGTAACTCGACTGGAATGTTAGGTTTCTATCTTTGTATGTACTACGTTTCTTCTCCTCAGCCGTAACACTTAGGAGCGGCGAAAGGTTGACatttttgggggtgctgtccaaTGTAATTGGGTGTGGAAAAGTGCTAATTTAATAATCCCAATTTTAATGAACACATAGTTGACTTTACAATACATAATGCTTCGCGGTAATGGGTGCCGAAAATGCTTTGCAGTTAGAAGGTATAGTCAATTCAATTCCCGCACCTGTTTTTGTCCGCGTTTAGTAAAAATATCTAATGACATAGTCGAGTAAAGTTTGTAAGACACTTAAAAAGTTGTGGCCAAAGGGAGCTAACTAAACTTTTTCTAACACTTTTTAacagaaaagaaagaaaaatggcTGAAATTCAACACGTTCAAGAGCACGATCAAGGACGCTCTGATCAAGCTGAATGAGCTGGTGGACGAGTCTGACCCTGACACCGATCTGCCCAACATCGTGCACGCCTTCCAGACTGCCGAGAGGATCCGACAGGACCATCCTGATGATGACTGGTTCCATCTTACGGGACTGGTGCATGATTTGGGCAAGGTATTGctgttattctttattgcacatttaacagtaaatataaaaataataaagacagtttatgtacaacggcgagcttgacccagaattgggttctcttataGCTTGCCAACCTTAAGCCATAGAGAGATTCGATAGTGGTAGGGTAAGGTATGTAAAGTCTTTGAAGTTCTGAACGAAGTGTGAGGATGTATCAGCTACCTATAGTTTCGTGGCAGTTTCTTCTACGTTCCGAGGGAACTATATACCTAATCTCCGCAACTTAAttaagagtaggtacctatcgtGAGAAAAATCATGAATATGTACCGGATTCGACTATTGAAAAGATATGAAGCTTAAAATTCGTCTGCAGTTCCATTAAAAAGAATAAATAGATAAATGACACTACTCATTAGCTTATAGGTTAACCTAGGTAGAAATTGATGATCTCTCTAATCGCCAGTGAAATAATATAAACGTGACCATAGATAGCATTAAAGTGAATACATTAgcataaacaataaacattggCAGTCTACTCGTCATAGATAACCTCGTTTATGACTCTGAACTTTTAATTGCTGGTCCATTGATATTAACACTTCTCAACTGGAATTTTTCGCCACAAATCATGACTAGACATACTTTTACCTCTCTAATTATATGCTGAGGTGAAGCTAATTAATGTTTTCAATTCCTATGTCGCTATGTAGGCACACCTGTATGTTTCTGTATGTTTGCTAGTAAATAAATTTCGATATGAGCTCCTGCCCTCTTAAAACTGCGTCGCAAAAGGTGTAGAGGTTTATCTAATTCCAAATTCGTAGGTTATTCGAATTAGGTAACAGTGATCTCGTACCAAGcctgttttgttattgtaattgctgtacatatttctttacaaaaagACAGTCGTCAGACtctctatttattattttctttatttgttttctcatttctatacattttttatatGTCTGGTACCCAGGTGATGGCATTCTACGGCGAGCCGCAATGGTGCGTGGTGGGAGATACCTTCCCCGTCGGCTGCAAGTGGGCAAAATCCATTGTGTATGGACCTGAGAGCTTCAAGGACAACCCTGATACTTACAACCCTAAGTACAAGTTAGTATATTCATACTACTCCTTTAGCGTCAGTCCATgcgataatttatttattcatacctACAAGTTTAATGATCGATTTTTAGCAACCTTATCGGTggttaatcatcatcatcagtcttgTAGTGTCCTACAGTAGGGCATAGTCCTTTTCTCATCATCGTCATCACAGCGTAAAATTTCCAAAAGGCCTTCCCCAAGCAAGCTGACCCTTCTTTACCCATTCTCGCCGAGCTGGgcatgcgtgttggtgagcTGTCCTACCTTATCACTGTTTTCTACGTTTTATTATCCCGCTATCATTTGTACCTTTGTATCtgtgtttataatttttgaagCTGTGCAATTAATCAGTTATTTTTTATccattaataattttgaaaacaaataatcATTATCTTACACTTTTgaaaggtaggtatattatttacctTTGCTGTTCATAACGTAGGTACCTTTCCCCCAATCCAAGACTATTTACTTTATGCTTTCCTAAAGTTTCCTAATTATTACAAACTAGCGACTCGCCCCGCcttcgcacgggtgcaatgctgatactaaatacttataaaccttcctcttcaatcacactttctattaaaaaaaccgcatcaaaatccgttgcgtagatTTGAAGATTAAAGCATACCTACATAgtgatatagggacagaaaaagcgactttgttttatactacatAGTGATAATAGTTTCCTAAAGTATTACAAATTTTCTTGTGATCCTTAGCACGGAATACGGCATGTATGAGCCCCACTGTGGTCTGGACAAGCTGGAGATCTCGTGGAGTCACGACGAGTACATGTACCAGTTCCTCAAGCATAACAACAGCAAGATCCCTGAGAAGGGACTGTACATGATCAGGTACTGTTACAAGTCTTACGATTTTAATTGTGGTTAGGTATATGAGGCAAAGTCTGGAAAGGCTACATACAGAAGTTAGCTAAAcaaactcttttgaacaattaGTTAGAACGAGAGAACAAGAACTACTAGTCGGACTTGGGAAATCCTTTCAGTGCTACAGGCTTTGTATCCAGGTGCATGAAAGTAGTTCCAAAGGGACGCGAAACAGTTGGTGGAAGTTAGTAGGTAGCTAGTATATAGTTATTTTCCTGATCGATTTTATTTGATTCTCTCAGAAAGTCACAAACTGACCCTCGCACTCTGAGACATTTAATCATCACtgaagtcactccttagtgacagattctcaaagaaattctgcactaaggaacggcttaagtcACCATTagatgtctctgagtgtgtccattagTTACTttctttttactatttatttacccCACAGATACCACTCGCTGTACCCGTGGCACGCTGGTGGTGATTACCGCCACCTCACCAACGAGAAGGACGAACAGATCCTGCAGTGGGTTCTCGAGTTCAAGTGAGTAAACCACctgcttaataatattttaattttcgtcAACAAGCTGAATTTTAGAATTACCTACTCGGGAAAAATGTTTTCTATGAAATTATGTAGCGTGGTTAATAACTTTTGGTTTACGACTAatatttaatcgaaaagtaatCGCTCCATCGACCTACCTCTAGGAACACATGTATCCTACAGGTCCTATACTGCATATCTGAGTCTAAAATTTGTGAGTCTTACTCAAAGGACTTACCTTATGTAGTAATGTGGCAGGATCATTATGTAATAGAATTTCCATAACGTTTGTATCGTTTATAATGACCGATTCAAAATGGCTTTGGTGATTACAAAATCCTCTTTTGTTTTACAGCAAATACGACTTATACACGAAGAGCGAGAAGGTACCCGACATTGAAGCCTTGTGGCCCTACTATGAGAAGCTGATTGAGAAATACATCCCCGGTGTCTGCGAGTGGTGATCATCCAACCCTTGGAATTATTATGACATCTGTTCTTGTGTGAAGATTGTTACCTGACTTCTTCTTCTTGTCGAGTGAAGAACTGGTGTTAGTTTTCTCAAATCTATCTGACGAATTCTGGCCATTGAAGTGGCATTATAATCACCGCTACTGAATACTTGAAATACCAAAAAAATTGCAGACTTGACCCTCTGAATGGCTCGTCAGAAAATAACGCATCTATTTAGCTGTAAATAAGATCAGTCAAgaagtaataaatatgtattaaaaataccaTGTTATATAAGTttcggaaaatattttttagtaacTGATAATATtgccataatttattttaaaacataaacactTGATTATACAACATAAGCATTGGATGGATGTCATAAAGCTGTAGACATATTATTGATAGAATTGTTTATattaacttattataataaataccatTTACGACGttgatttgttgttttttttcctTCTATTCCAATCTTCTGTTATTGATAGGATAATAGAATTAACAGAGAGAAGCGTAGTCAGAAATAAGGTGCCTCATAAAGTTATGATTGACCACTGTGTCCACCgacttcatcatctgcctagccttttcccaactatgttggggtcggcttccagtctaaccagatgcagctgaatatcagtgttttacacggaGAGATTGCCTAACTGACCTCTTCAACTTAGtgacccgggcaatccaatacccttaggtaagggtggtcagacttactgacttctgactacccgtaagaCTGCTAAAAATCTGCAAATGACAGCAGGGGTCTATAGTTTAGTATAAAAgggtggtttaaaaaaataaacagaaaaaaaaaataccagggTGAAGGCCACTTCCATGTGTTTCTAGATAGAAGATTCCATTATTGTCCACATAAAAAACATGACGTAACGAATGTTTATCAATCCCAGTGTGTAGGTACAAATAATTCATTTTTCGGGGTTCTGCAAATATCACaggaaaatcatttaaaaaaagctGTTTTTAAAAGACATCAGataactacgcaggacataaattacgaataaatatacataggtacctacttagtgacATTTCATTtgccccccccccctccccaaTAGTACATTTCAAACGtctgtagatatttttattgtagctATCTACCTACATTCTGTGAACGGATGGGATACCCACATGTCAAACAGAACTAGATAACCCCTCTGCTAGACCTTATAGACGTCTCAGGTCAGGTACCTCGCTCAGGTGGATCATAGAAcagcatcatcctccgagccttttcccaatcatgttggggtcggcttccagtctaaccggattcagctgagtaccagtgctttacaagaagcgactgcctatctgacctcctcaacccagtaacccgggcaacccgataccccttggttagactggtgtcagactttctggcttttgactacccgtaacgactgccaaggatgttcactgacagccgggacctacagtttaacgtgccatccgaaacacagtcaatagtgtctaagatatacttagaaagtacatacaaacttagaaaagttgcattggtacttgccttggtacttgcctgacctgggatcgaacccgtgccctcatacttgaggttggtcctttacccactaagccaccacgacttcatatAGATCATAGAACAGCAAAATGCATTAGTTAACAAACACTAAAAATAGCAGATACAACGCAATATATCTGACCATTGCAATTATATCTTAGAATTGACTTCTATTCTTACATTTAATGGAGAACTTCCTTATTCTTGTATATTGAAGACGAGAGGTTTGCTATTGCTATTGACCTTCATTCAATTGGAAGTCAGACGAGATCAAGAGACGGTTCTtttgaatcattttttttttcaaatataccCTCTGgttgaatttttaaataagtaattcaaCTAAAACATCTCGTTACAAAATAGAAATGAACAAAGTAATGCAGGCTAATAATTATGAAAGTGATTTTAGAACCTGTAGAATTACTTTCTTACTTATAGCAGGTATAACAATAACTAAGACCGAGGATAATAGTATgtaagcaaattaaaaagaGGAAATCAGAGAATCTTTGAGTAGACACAGTAGAAGTTAGGGTCTTACACACAAGACATTGACTGATCAGAAATTACTTAGGGAGGTACCTTACCTACTCGTCAAGGAGGTAGGTAGAATAGTGCGCAGACGATACGCAGTAGACAAAACCTATCCAGTATCCTTGACCCAAAAATAAATGCGTTTTAAACTAAACGCAGACAAAATAGCTCTCTTTCAGCTCAATCGACAAATAAACGTTAATAAAACGACAATGCTTGTTTCGTACAACATTCTATCAGCAGTATTATACGTTGCTTTTAAGTCCATTGCGGGCATTCTTGGCCTGAACGCTAATGATACGTTAAGGGAGCAAGCAGTGTATGCTGCCTTATGTAAATGTGTCTTATGTTATTGACACGTGTATGGCACAATAAAGTACAAGAGAAGCTATATCTGAACTAAGGACTTGTCCTGAACCAACACGGTTTTGCGATTGTCTACA is from Helicoverpa zea isolate HzStark_Cry1AcR chromosome 19, ilHelZeax1.1, whole genome shotgun sequence and encodes:
- the LOC124639823 gene encoding inositol oxygenase-like; this translates as MANQKGDVTLIDPSQLLRPEPVFNDKPIEAFRDYTVDDSDPIRERVRKTYYDMHTNVTVDLVRQKKEKWLKFNTFKSTIKDALIKLNELVDESDPDTDLPNIVHAFQTAERIRQDHPDDDWFHLTGLVHDLGKVMAFYGEPQWCVVGDTFPVGCKWAKSIVYGPESFKDNPDTYNPKYNTEYGMYEPHCGLDKLEISWSHDEYMYQFLKHNNSKIPEKGLYMIRYHSLYPWHAGGDYRHLTNEKDEQILQWVLEFNKYDLYTKSEKVPDIEALWPYYEKLIEKYIPGVCEW